A stretch of DNA from Methanobrevibacter gottschalkii DSM 11977:
TGAAGCATATTCACTGACATCCAAAAGTGAAAATGACTATGGTCTGGAAGCTGTTGACACATTACTTAAGGCAATGGAGGATCATCGGGACAATCTGATTGTTATTGTTGCCGGTTATCCTGCATTAATGGAAAAATTTTTATACTCAAATCCAGGTTTGGAGTCAAGGTTTAATAAGTTCATATACTTTGAAGATTATAATGAGGAGGAATTATATAATATATTCTGGTTAATGTGTGAGGAGTCAAATCTCACATTGGATGAGGCGGGAGATAATTATATAAAAGAATATTTCAAAAGAATATATGACAACAGGTCAAATAATTTTGCTAATGGAAGAGCTGTTAGGAATCTGTTTGAAGAAGTAATAACTAATCAGGCAAACCGTTTAGCTCCAAAAAAAGAAATAAGTGATGTGGAATTGAATACATTAACATACCAGGATTTTTTAGTTGATGAAAATGAGTGAGAAAATCTGTAGTAACTGTGGAAATAAAGTGGATGGCAGTGCAAACTTCTGTCCAAAGTGCAAATCACAATCATTTAGAAATATTAATGAGGTTGCAAAACCTAAAAGTGGTGTTGTTCATAAGTTATTTTATAAATATCAGGGAGGTTACTTTGCAGTATCCAAGTCAAAGATAGCTGCAATCACTACATTTATTTTATTTGCTTCATTAGGCTTTGAATCCCCAAACCTAATCATATCCTCAGTGATAATTGCATTTTTGGTTTATATTATAGGATTTGCTATAAGAAGGATCAATATTATTAACCAAAATTCAAAAATGTTTTTTAGGAATAATAATTTAGGTTTAATCACCGATCTGATGCATCTGTTTGCTTTTTGGCAGGACAGGGAAACCGGTAAATTTGCATTGTCAAAAACAAAACTAATTTCCATTTTAATATTTTTTGTTTTTGCAACATCCGGACTTTCACTGCCTAATGCTACACCTATTTTAGCAGCAGTATTTGGTTTGATATTTGCCCTGCCTGTATTTGTAGTCGGATATGGAATTCACAGACTTACAACTTCAAGACCTGTTAAAAAGATAGTCAAACAAGCTGAACCAGATACCGGAAAAAAACATGATGATGCCAGCAATGCAAAAAAAGACATTCATATACATGAATTTGACAAGTATAGGGCAAAATTAAATGAATTAAAAGTAAGGTATGAGATTAAGGAAAAAAATGCCCGTAATCTGATTGCAAAACGTTTTACTCCGCCCCAATTGACTTATGATAAGTTTATTGCATCTGTTGACAAGTCCACTATGATGTTTAACAGTCATGCTGAGGTAATTTCAAATATTCTTGATTTGGCTTCCCAGGACAGCAAGAAGATTGATGATGAACTCAATGACCGATTCGATATTCTGGAAGCTCTTGTTGAGAAAATTGATGAGTTGATTGATGAGCTAGTATTAAGCTTAAACGATGATGAAAAAGAGGGAAATCCCTCAAATCTATTAAATGACTTAGATGATTTAATTGATTCTGTAAAAAATTACTGATGATTTATGTTTAAAAAAATTCTGATTATATCACTTTCCATATTCATATTAATGAATGGTGCTGGTGCTATTGACTCTGCTAATTGGACTAGTGCTGATGTAGGTTATGAAACATTTAAAATACCTCCCCAATATGAAAATCCATACAGCAGTGACTTTGACATGTATGAATTTGATGAAGACATTGATGTTTTTACAATCAGATATGTAAATCCGAATCTGATGGATTTATATGGTCATTTTCTAAATGAATACCATGGAAAAAAGGTTAATGTTGCAGGCCATGATGCTGTACACTTCACATATTATGATAGGCATGACAAGACCAACAATTCAGTATTATGGTTTTCAGCAGGTGAGGAATTCTATTATATCAATTGGATTGGCAGCAATATTACACCGGCAATTAAGGAAGTTGTTAAAAGTTCCTTAAAATCAAACTACACTCATAAGGAGTTTTACAGTATATTAAATGATAATATAAAAATTACAATACTGTCAATTCCATTGAATCTCAAAGGTTTGATTATCCTACTGAGTTCTACTCATACAACTTCAGAAATGGTTTAAGTATTGGAAAGATATATTGAAACCCGTGAATAGTCCGGCTATGGGATAATCAAATGTTCATTAAAGAAAATATTAGGAAGCTCTGAGCTTTAGTGGATAAATATTATAAGAACAATCAACAAAATACAAGTAATGACTA
This window harbors:
- a CDS encoding zinc ribbon domain-containing protein yields the protein MSEKICSNCGNKVDGSANFCPKCKSQSFRNINEVAKPKSGVVHKLFYKYQGGYFAVSKSKIAAITTFILFASLGFESPNLIISSVIIAFLVYIIGFAIRRINIINQNSKMFFRNNNLGLITDLMHLFAFWQDRETGKFALSKTKLISILIFFVFATSGLSLPNATPILAAVFGLIFALPVFVVGYGIHRLTTSRPVKKIVKQAEPDTGKKHDDASNAKKDIHIHEFDKYRAKLNELKVRYEIKEKNARNLIAKRFTPPQLTYDKFIASVDKSTMMFNSHAEVISNILDLASQDSKKIDDELNDRFDILEALVEKIDELIDELVLSLNDDEKEGNPSNLLNDLDDLIDSVKNY